In one window of Aphidius gifuensis isolate YNYX2018 linkage group LG4, ASM1490517v1, whole genome shotgun sequence DNA:
- the LOC122853918 gene encoding putative exonuclease GOR, whose protein sequence is MTKVNLRKYMLSGVDLTYLGFPVELTHYPGCAFIVYQEQHPRYHQPYSRVNNQNNNNSGNNKYINNSLQHTFNVNAREFVPSQVSSDKLKTADSDSDSTSSSSSSLSDWSDETCESLGSSPTTWNNINQTQTVEHSCVRCFENFLINRETNEYITKDKCIYHWGKLRNNYYNPSDSKWNCCNGEENSSGCTEGNMHVWTGITQGCNGPLDGYVRTKPSRVISWDDNYGVYALDCEMCFTKNGLEVVKVSVVDMKKNIVYDTLVKPNSEIIDYNTRFSGITKSMLKNTKKTLKDVQKDLLTFISAETILIGHGLENDLKALKILHSMIIDTCVVFPHFLGYPFRSSLKTLARTVLKKQIQLSEHDSIEDAKIVVDLLLARVKHDNTKSLHM, encoded by the coding sequence ATGACAAAAGTTAATTTACGAAAGTACATGTTAAGTGGAGTGGATTTAACATATCTCGGCTTTCCAGTTGAATTGACTCATTATCCTGGTTGTGCTTTTATTGTATATCAAGAGCAACATCCAAGATATCATCAACCATATTCACGTGTTAACAAccaaaacaataataacagcggcaataataaatatataaacaattctCTACAACACACTTTTAATGTAAATGCACGTGAATTTGTACCAAGTCAAGTGTcaagtgataaattaaaaactgcAGACAGTGATAGTGATAGTACATCAAGTTCATCATCCTCATTATCCGATTGGTCAGATGAAACATGTGAAAGTTTAGGTTCAAGTCCAACAACAtggaataatataaatcaaacaCAAACTGTTGAACATTCTTGTGTTCGTTGTTTCGAGAATTTCTTAATAAACCGTgaaacaaatgaatatattacAAAAGATAAATGCATATATCATTGGGGAAAATtacgtaataattattataatccaAGTGATTCCAAGTGGAACTGCTGTAATGGTGAAGAAAATTCAAGCGGTTGTACTGAAGGAAATATGCATGTGTGGACTGGCATAACACAAGGTTGTAATGGACCACTTGATGGATATGTACGGACAAAACCATCACGTGTAATTTCATGGGATGATAATTATGGTGTTTATGCGCTTGATTGTGAAATGTGTTTTACTAAAAATGGTCTTGAAGTTGTTAAAGTGAGTGTtgttgatatgaaaaaaaatattgtgtatgATACACTAGTTAAACCAAATAgtgaaattattgattataatacAAGATTTAGTGGTATTACAAAAAGTATGTTaaagaatacaaaaaaaactttaaaagaTGTGCAAAAAGATTTATTGACATTCATAAGTGCTGAAACAATACTCATTGGTCATGGTTtagaaaatgatttaaaagcattaaaaatattacattcgATGATTATTGATACGTGTGTTGTGTTTCCTCATTTTTTGGGTTATCCATTTAGAAGCAGTTTAAAAACACTTGCAAGAAcagtattgaaaaaacaaatacaactAAGTGAACATGATTCAATTGAAGATGctaaaattgttgttgatttattattggCAAGAGTTAAGCATGATAATACAAAATCATTacatatgtaa
- the LOC122853917 gene encoding speckle-type POZ protein-like produces the protein MSVVAKTVTHDSIEILMSKQNYLTGKETCKFKYKWTIENFSQLAITEAITSPSFSSHHSDFGDEWILEINQNEATASDDDSESDDDSSDSESDDTESDDPDSDDAESVNGYVSMELQLQSFHALKNPLQLLQAKCKLSIEGRQTITKEHCFNNIHEKISYDKYISRSKLLDLSNRYLKNDKLKICCTITMSKKITKNSAVVSTLNSTSQWSEDWKKLLLNKLSADVTIQVGQKSFHAIKGILAVDHLKNICEDVIGKMINFDNVASILVCSDTYNLKKLNQACSKFMKKNLQVILLNENFKVYKEKHPKVFVSFFEELLLSAKSFR, from the exons ATGTCAGTAGTTGCTAAAACAGTTACCCATGATTCCATTGAAATTTTGATGTCAAAACAAAACTATTTAACTGGTAAGGaaacttgtaaatttaaatataagtgGACAATTGAAAACTTCAGTCAGTTAGCCATAACAGAAGCAATTACATCACCAAGTTTTTCATCTCATCATTCTGATTTTGGCGATGAATGGATTTtggaaataaatcaaaatgaagCAACCGCTTCAGATGACGATTCTGAATCTGATGATGACAGTTCTGATTCTGAATCTGACGATACTGAATCTGACGATCCTGACTCTGACGATGCTGAATCAGTCAACGGATACGTGTCGATGGAGCTACAACTTCAATCATTCCATGCATTAAAAAATCCTCTACAATTATTACAagcaaaatgtaaattatcaattgaggGAAGACAAACAATAACTAAAGAACACTGTTTCAATAATATCCATGAAAAAATTTcgtatgataaatatatttcaagatCAAAGTTGTTGGATCTATCGAATAGATacttaaaaaatgataaactgAAAATTTGTTGTACAATAACAAtgtctaaaaaaataacaaaaaattctgCTGTAGTTTCaacattaaattcaacatcaCAATGGAGTGAAGACTGGAAAAAACTTTTGTTGAATAAGCTATCAGCTGATGTTACCATTCAAGTGGGTCAAAAATCATTTCATGCAATCAAAGGAATTCTTGCA GTTGAtcatcttaaaaatatttgtgaagaCGTAATTGGTAAAATGATAAACTTTGATAATGTTGCAAGTATACTTGTTTGTTCTGATACATATAATcttaaaaaactaaatcaaGCGTGttcaaaatttatgaaaaaaaatttacaagttatattgttaaatgaGAATTTTAAAGTTTACAAAGAAAAACATCCTAAAGtttttgtaagtttttttGAAGAGTTGCTGTTGTCAGCAAAATCATTTAGATAA
- the LOC122853916 gene encoding speckle-type POZ protein-like A, whose amino-acid sequence MSVVTKKATQDHIELIKTNQDYVTGIETCKFAYEWTIDKVECDRTIIKSPEFSSHYSDFNDEWILEINPNTMVYSEGAGRMVRGTFVTIQLQPTKSNGFNDTSQLQTKRKIIVDVDKNKSNENIMRLNATQQLSADLKNLLLYKKSADVTIRVGQKSFHAIKSILGIRSPVFAAMFNHEYLKENKNNEVVIEDIDEGVFKEFLHYIYTGESPNIDKMPRELLAVADKYQVDCLKNICEAILCRMINCDNFATYKKKHPEVFVNVLEELLLTNKFKAIRQTSNSECTVL is encoded by the exons aTGTCAGTAGTTACTAAAAAAGCTACCCAAGATCACATTGAACTTATTAAGACAAACCAAGATTATGTTACTGGTATAGAAACTTGTAAATTTGCATATGAATGGACAATTGATAAGGTCGAATGTGACCggacaataattaaatcaccGGAATTTTCATCTCATTATTCTGACTTCAACGATGAATGGATTTTGGAGATAAATCCGAATACAATGGTATACTCCGAAGGTGCAGGTCGTATGGTACGTGGAACATTTGTTACAATACAGTTGCAACCTACAAAATCCAATGGATTCAATGATACTTCACAATTACAAACAAAACGTAAAATAATTGTAGATGTTGATAAAA ATAAgtctaatgaaaatattatgagATTGAATGCAACACAGCAATTGAGTGCAGACTTAAAAAACCTTTtgctatataaaaaatcagcTGATGTTACCATTAGAGTGGGTCAAAAATCATTTCATGCAATTAAAAGCATTCTTGGAATACGTAGTCCTGTTTTTGCTGCAATGTTTAATCATGAGTAcctcaaagaaaataaaaacaacgaAGTTGTCATTGAAGATATTGATGAAGGtgtttttaaagaatttctacattatatttatactggtGAATCACCGAATATTGACAAAATGCCAAGGGAACTACTTGCTGTTGCTGATAAATATCAGGTtgattgtttgaaaaatatttgtgaagcAATATTATGCAGAATGATAAATTGTGATAACTTTGCAA cttacaaaaaaaaacatcctgAAGTTTTTGTAAATGTTCTTGAAGAGTTGCTGTTAACAAACAAGTTTAAAGCAATTCGTCAAACATCTAATTCTGAATGTACAGttttataa